From the Musa acuminata AAA Group cultivar baxijiao chromosome BXJ1-2, Cavendish_Baxijiao_AAA, whole genome shotgun sequence genome, one window contains:
- the LOC103975709 gene encoding small heat shock protein, chloroplastic — protein sequence MASASTLPGLVLRPSPLLSGHTLRRKQRQPSTVAFPSPSCRRRLSVSASAAPQSKETSSSIDVHVNKDAKAGNGAAIEQRRRRSGFDVSPFGLVDAMSPVRTMKMMLDTMDRLFEDAMSFPGSSTGEMRPPWEIKEEDNEITMRFDVPGLSKEEVKVSVEDDVLVIKGEHKEQEPTAAGEESKWRGWSSSSYDSWFLLPDNCDKEKVKAELKNGVLLVVIPKTKTDRKVIDVEIQ from the exons ATGGCCTCAGCGTCTACCTTACCAGGCCTTGTCCTACGCCCTTCTCCTCTGCTTTCCGGGCACACCTTGCGCCGGAAGCAGCGCCAGCCTTCGACAGTAGCATTTCCATCGCCTTCTTGCCGTCGCCGGCTCTCGGTATCGGCCTCCGCGGCGCCGCAGAGCAAGGagacctcctcctccatcgaCGTGCACGTCAACAAGGACGCTAAAGCCGGGAACGGCGCCGCCATAGAGCAGCGGCGTCGCCGGTCGGGCTTCGACGTCTCGCCTTTTG GTTTGGTTGATGCTATGTCGCCCGTGAGGACAATGAAGATGATGCTGGACACGATGGACCGGCTGTTCGAGGACGCGATGTCCTTCCCCGGGAGCAGCACGGGGGAGATGAGGCCGCCGTGGGAGATAAAGGAGGAGGACAACGAGATCACGATGAGGTTCGACGTGCCGGGGCTGTCGAAGGAAGAGGTGAAGGTGTCGGTGGAGGACGACGTACTGGTGATCAAGGGGGAGCACAAGGAGCAGGAGCCAACGGCGGCGGGGGAGGAGTCCAAGTGGAGAGGTTGGAGCTCCAGCTCCTACGACTCCTGGTTCCTTCTCCCCGACAACTGTGACAAGGAGAAGGTGAAGGCTGAGCTCAAGAACGGGGTGCTGCTGGTCGTCATCCCCAAGACGAAGACGGATCGCAAGGTCATCGACGTTGAGATCCAGTGA